In the genome of Armatimonadota bacterium, one region contains:
- a CDS encoding formate--tetrahydrofolate ligase, with translation MLSDVEIAQKAKIKHIKDVAAELGLTEEDLIFYGRDKAKVKLDVLESHASKPNGKLILVTAITPTPAGEGKTTTAIGLADAIRRLGKSTCLALREPSLGPCFGIKGGATGGGYAQVVPMADINLHFTGDLHAVTTAHNLLAAMLDNHIYQGNELDIDIGSITWKRVMDMNERVLRFIMIGLGGKGNGVPRESGFDITTASEVMALLCLSNGRADLQARLSRIIVGFNKDGKPVTAENLQASNAMAVVLKDAIMPNLVQTLEGTPAFVHGGPFANIAHGCNSILATRMGLKLADYLVTEAGFGSDLGAEKFYNIKCRVANLKPATTVIVASIRALKMHGGVALDDLKTSNPNAVAKGVENLDKHCENVLNVGIQPIIAINKFPTDTDEEIKVLSDYCESTNLKWALSDVWAKGSEGGIELAEHVLAACENEQNFQFTYPLELPIKDKVNLIAQKFYGADGADFLPTAESQIEKIESLGFGNLPICIAKTQNSLSDNPKVWGRPRNFKITVREAKVSAGAGFVVIYAGNIMTMPGLPKIPAAVKIGIKPDGEIYGLF, from the coding sequence ATGTTGTCAGACGTCGAAATTGCCCAAAAAGCCAAAATAAAGCATATCAAAGACGTAGCTGCTGAGTTAGGCCTTACCGAAGAGGACCTGATATTTTATGGCAGGGATAAGGCAAAGGTTAAACTAGATGTGCTGGAAAGTCACGCATCCAAGCCGAACGGGAAACTAATCTTGGTGACGGCAATCACGCCTACACCGGCGGGAGAGGGCAAGACAACAACCGCCATTGGCCTTGCTGACGCAATCCGACGATTGGGGAAGTCTACATGCCTTGCGCTCAGAGAACCTTCACTTGGCCCTTGTTTTGGAATTAAGGGTGGCGCTACCGGCGGTGGCTACGCGCAGGTTGTGCCGATGGCTGATATCAACCTTCATTTCACTGGCGACTTACACGCGGTTACAACAGCTCACAACCTCCTCGCTGCAATGCTTGATAATCATATTTATCAAGGAAACGAATTAGACATCGACATTGGTTCAATTACTTGGAAGCGCGTAATGGACATGAATGAACGCGTTCTCAGGTTTATAATGATAGGACTTGGAGGCAAGGGGAATGGGGTGCCCCGAGAGTCTGGCTTTGATATAACTACGGCTTCCGAAGTCATGGCTTTGCTGTGTCTTTCGAATGGCCGGGCAGACCTCCAAGCTCGTCTTTCTCGAATAATTGTCGGCTTTAATAAAGATGGGAAGCCGGTAACTGCGGAAAATCTCCAGGCAAGCAATGCAATGGCTGTGGTGTTAAAGGATGCGATAATGCCAAATCTTGTGCAAACGCTTGAAGGTACACCGGCATTTGTTCATGGGGGACCGTTTGCAAATATAGCACATGGATGCAATTCTATCCTCGCTACTCGCATGGGGCTCAAACTGGCGGATTATCTTGTTACCGAAGCTGGTTTCGGAAGTGATTTAGGTGCAGAGAAATTCTACAACATAAAATGTCGGGTCGCTAATTTAAAGCCTGCGACTACCGTTATTGTTGCGTCAATTCGTGCCTTAAAGATGCACGGGGGTGTTGCACTCGATGACCTTAAAACTAGCAATCCTAATGCGGTTGCGAAGGGCGTTGAGAATTTGGACAAGCATTGTGAAAATGTGCTTAATGTTGGTATCCAGCCAATAATTGCAATTAACAAGTTCCCTACAGATACCGACGAAGAGATTAAAGTACTATCGGATTACTGTGAAAGCACAAATTTAAAATGGGCTTTGTCCGACGTTTGGGCAAAAGGAAGCGAAGGCGGAATTGAGCTGGCTGAGCATGTTCTTGCAGCTTGTGAGAATGAGCAAAACTTCCAATTTACATACCCCCTTGAATTGCCAATCAAAGATAAAGTAAACCTTATCGCGCAGAAGTTTTATGGAGCAGATGGGGCAGACTTTCTTCCTACAGCGGAGTCCCAAATTGAAAAGATTGAGTCGCTTGGGTTTGGCAACCTGCCGATTTGCATAGCCAAAACGCAGAACTCCTTGTCGGATAACCCAAAGGTTTGGGGTCGCCCCAGGAACTTCAAGATTACAGTTCGCGAGGCAAAGGTAAGCGCAGGGGCAGGGTTTGTCGTAATCTATGCCGGAAATATTATGACAATGCCTGGTTTGCCTAAGATTCCCGCAGCAGTTAAAATTGGGATAAAGCCCGACGGCGAGATATATGGGCTTTTTTAA
- a CDS encoding ASKHA domain-containing protein — protein MRTNQGGKYWLAQGSLQAFRNTSKRCGKQIRVISRLLSFLPVSLYSKATPMDKSASKNKFAVTFLPDKKTVLVDCGKSILEASILAGIPINASCGGKGVCGQCKVIVKSGEVNAEPTLNLTSEEFKQGYVLACKCHVVGDVVVEVPAEARFDDMLYPRGRDDFEFDSSRPLVGMGKLYPHDPLLKKVYIKMPPPTLQDSLSDMERLFRELRRECGLTQFQIDLEQLRQLPKLLREQDWKVTAILSQCGSASDIIQIQSGDTSGTNYGVAVDVGTTTIVAYLIDLNTCKTIAGDSKYNSQMQYGEDVISRIMFANTEEKRNQLSACVVADINNLIQRLAETAGVAPHDVNFVMCAGNTTMIHFLLDLDPSNIRTDPYVPVAVAPPVFLAAKVGINISPRGLLGCVPSVASYVGGDIVAAVLVSGMLQSELPSMLIDLGTNGEIVVGNKEWLACCSASAGPAFEGGGISCGMRATIGAIDRVSMENSGTVSYNVIGGGKPLGICGSGMIDAIAEMLRYGYLDRSGAFVANKNARRIREGEEGLEFVLVDGDETATGRDIVITQADVENFIRSKGAIYHAAECLLERVGMSFQDIECFYISGGFGNYLNVREAVTIGLLPDIQENRFCFIGNGSVQGAKTILLSKQAFEEAKAVASRMTYIELSTDARFMNDYTAALFLPHTDIEKFPSVVAEIGQNNQNFSLG, from the coding sequence TTGAGGACGAATCAGGGTGGAAAGTATTGGTTGGCCCAAGGGAGTCTTCAGGCATTCCGAAATACCTCAAAACGATGTGGAAAGCAGATTAGGGTAATATCTCGGCTACTGAGTTTTCTGCCAGTTTCTCTTTACTCAAAGGCAACACCAATGGATAAGTCTGCATCGAAAAATAAGTTCGCAGTTACGTTTTTGCCGGACAAAAAGACGGTTTTGGTTGACTGCGGAAAGAGCATTTTAGAAGCCAGCATACTAGCAGGTATCCCAATAAATGCGAGTTGTGGCGGCAAAGGAGTATGTGGGCAATGCAAGGTCATTGTCAAGTCTGGGGAAGTAAATGCTGAGCCAACGTTAAATCTAACGAGCGAGGAATTCAAGCAAGGATATGTTCTTGCATGCAAGTGCCATGTGGTTGGAGATGTGGTTGTTGAGGTGCCAGCCGAGGCCCGATTTGATGATATGCTTTACCCAAGAGGTAGGGATGATTTCGAGTTCGATTCTAGTCGACCGCTAGTAGGAATGGGCAAACTTTACCCTCATGACCCACTGTTAAAAAAAGTTTATATTAAAATGCCACCGCCAACATTGCAAGATAGCCTCAGTGACATGGAGCGTTTGTTTAGGGAACTTAGAAGAGAATGCGGTTTGACGCAATTTCAGATTGATTTAGAGCAATTGAGGCAATTGCCAAAGCTATTACGGGAACAAGACTGGAAAGTAACGGCCATATTGAGCCAGTGCGGCAGTGCGTCTGACATAATTCAAATACAGAGTGGCGATACGTCTGGCACTAATTACGGTGTGGCAGTGGATGTTGGCACTACTACCATAGTAGCTTACCTCATAGACTTGAATACATGCAAGACTATTGCCGGCGATTCGAAATATAACTCTCAGATGCAGTATGGCGAGGATGTAATTTCTCGAATAATGTTCGCAAATACAGAAGAAAAGCGCAATCAATTGTCTGCTTGTGTTGTGGCTGACATAAATAACCTGATTCAGAGGTTGGCTGAAACTGCTGGCGTTGCCCCACATGATGTGAACTTTGTAATGTGCGCTGGTAATACGACAATGATTCACTTTTTGCTAGATCTCGACCCAAGCAATATTCGTACAGACCCGTATGTCCCGGTAGCAGTTGCACCTCCCGTGTTTTTAGCGGCTAAAGTAGGAATAAATATTAGTCCACGCGGATTGCTGGGTTGTGTGCCGTCAGTTGCCTCTTATGTTGGAGGTGATATTGTCGCCGCCGTTTTGGTGTCCGGAATGCTCCAGTCTGAGTTACCTTCAATGTTAATTGATTTAGGTACTAATGGAGAGATTGTTGTCGGCAACAAGGAATGGTTGGCTTGTTGCTCGGCGTCGGCAGGACCGGCTTTTGAAGGTGGCGGTATCTCTTGTGGAATGCGGGCAACTATTGGGGCGATTGATAGAGTTTCGATGGAAAATAGCGGAACAGTTTCTTATAACGTGATTGGTGGTGGAAAGCCCCTAGGAATTTGCGGTTCCGGAATGATAGACGCAATTGCCGAGATGCTTCGCTACGGTTACCTTGACCGTAGTGGTGCTTTTGTTGCCAATAAAAATGCAAGGCGAATACGTGAGGGCGAGGAAGGTTTGGAATTTGTTCTCGTAGATGGCGATGAGACTGCCACTGGTAGAGACATAGTCATAACCCAGGCTGATGTAGAAAACTTTATTCGCTCGAAGGGTGCTATTTATCATGCAGCAGAGTGCTTGCTTGAACGAGTTGGTATGTCTTTCCAAGATATTGAGTGTTTCTACATTTCAGGGGGTTTTGGGAACTACTTAAATGTGAGGGAGGCAGTAACGATAGGATTGCTACCCGACATCCAGGAGAATCGTTTCTGCTTCATCGGAAATGGCTCAGTTCAAGGAGCAAAAACCATTCTATTGTCAAAGCAGGCGTTCGAAGAAGCCAAGGCTGTTGCGTCTAGGATGACGTATATAGAGCTGAGTACTGATGCTAGGTTCATGAATGATTACACGGCGGCGCTTTTTCTGCCGCATACTGACATAGAAAAATTTCCATCGGTGGTTGCAGAGATTGGACAAAACAACCAAAATTTCAGCTTAGGTTAG
- a CDS encoding AAA family ATPase: MVIAVSGKGGAGKSTLAALIVRHLLRKNEKPILAVDADPNSNFGDKLGLVADITIGSLREDVLKSKYAGPVGIPKQNLIEYGVQDAVAEGKGFDLVVMGRGEGPGCYCSVNNMLRTFLQGLSSRYKHVVIDNEAGMEHLSRRTNDKVDLMLIVSDPTPTCMRSAKRIAELACELEVVRGQMWLLLNRVTNYGEVERSAREYVGLELFGCIPEDFLIQKYELECKSILDLPNDSKAVTALARAFERIEM, translated from the coding sequence GTGGTTATTGCTGTATCAGGAAAAGGTGGAGCTGGCAAGTCAACGCTGGCGGCACTTATTGTTAGGCATCTGTTAAGGAAAAATGAAAAGCCTATTCTTGCGGTCGATGCTGACCCAAACAGCAACTTCGGCGATAAGCTAGGACTCGTGGCTGATATAACAATAGGTAGTTTGAGGGAAGATGTACTCAAATCCAAGTATGCCGGTCCTGTGGGAATACCAAAGCAAAACCTAATCGAGTATGGTGTTCAAGACGCTGTTGCTGAGGGAAAAGGTTTTGACCTAGTGGTTATGGGGCGTGGAGAAGGCCCTGGGTGCTATTGCTCAGTGAACAACATGCTTCGAACCTTCCTTCAAGGATTGTCTTCAAGATATAAACATGTTGTAATTGATAATGAAGCTGGAATGGAGCACCTCAGCCGGCGTACGAATGACAAGGTTGATCTCATGCTCATTGTGAGCGACCCAACCCCCACGTGCATGCGGTCTGCAAAGCGAATTGCGGAGCTAGCTTGCGAACTAGAGGTAGTTCGTGGGCAAATGTGGCTGCTGCTCAATCGTGTTACCAATTATGGGGAAGTCGAACGTTCTGCGAGGGAATATGTGGGACTAGAATTATTTGGTTGTATTCCTGAAGATTTCCTAATTCAGAAATATGAGCTTGAGTGCAAGTCAATTCTGGACCTGCCGAATGATTCAAAGGCGGTGACAGCATTGGCTCGGGCATTCGAGCGCATCGAAATGTGA
- the cdhC gene encoding CO dehydrogenase/CO-methylating acetyl-CoA synthase complex subunit beta: MSKIIASIAINGAHKIVSEAEKRWEELRESRGESAKVEFPETAFYLPMANALLGVEVKTVGEMKPVLNHARQLISCVPAEECWLPYLGAMLDAGVASLLAEEIIVALRYLEGEEPQPDCNGFFSDTMIRTLGLQLVDGRMPGFAAIIGAAPDVDTAVMIVRELQKRSILTFVGSNVNGVSIIDQLKEGNVEMGWDTYVVPYGRDTITAIYPLHWAIRSALTYGGIKPGEAKKALDYCKNHVFAFGLVLGEVDEIKCATGAGAISMGFPIIADTVVPQILQSGICTYEALVSEPDHRKIVQKCVEVRGVKVTISEIDIPVSYSPAFEGERVRREDMHVEFGSKYSTAFEYLRARDPSDIDDGKIELVGADIDSVEPGSAMPLGIVVDVGGRKMQKDFEPIMERQIHMFLNEAMGIFHMGQRNIIWVRISKEAYEKGFRLKHFGTILYAQMHKNYGKIIDKVAVTIYTDEQEIQRILPEAIAAYNERDERVAGMTDESVDTFYSCTLCQSYAPNHVCIITPERLGLCGAYNWLDAKAAYEMNPAGCNQPISKSHCIDPILGQWEEINQFVYEHSKQAVSAVSLYSVMVDPMTSCGCFECILAIVPEANGFMIVNREYSGMTPSGMSFSTLAGSVGGGNVTPGFLGVGRLYVASRKFISADGGLKRLVWMPKELKDFLHDRLIERGKEIGIPDMIDKIADETVATTAEELLSFTQEVGHPALEMPPLF; encoded by the coding sequence GTGTCCAAAATAATTGCAAGCATTGCTATAAATGGAGCACATAAAATTGTTTCAGAAGCCGAGAAACGTTGGGAGGAGTTGCGTGAGTCTAGAGGTGAGAGCGCAAAGGTTGAGTTTCCCGAAACGGCGTTCTACCTCCCAATGGCAAATGCACTGCTTGGTGTAGAGGTCAAAACGGTTGGCGAAATGAAGCCGGTGTTAAATCATGCAAGGCAACTGATATCTTGCGTACCTGCCGAGGAATGCTGGCTACCATACTTGGGAGCCATGCTGGATGCCGGTGTTGCCTCATTACTCGCTGAGGAAATTATTGTTGCACTACGCTACTTGGAAGGTGAAGAACCCCAGCCTGATTGCAACGGGTTCTTTTCGGATACAATGATTAGAACTCTGGGGTTGCAACTTGTAGACGGCAGAATGCCCGGCTTTGCCGCAATCATTGGTGCGGCTCCAGACGTAGATACCGCGGTTATGATTGTTCGCGAACTTCAGAAAAGAAGCATTTTGACTTTCGTGGGCTCCAATGTCAATGGTGTTAGCATTATTGACCAATTAAAAGAGGGCAACGTGGAGATGGGATGGGACACATATGTGGTTCCCTATGGCCGTGACACAATAACTGCTATCTATCCCCTACATTGGGCAATTCGCAGTGCATTAACATATGGTGGGATTAAGCCTGGAGAGGCTAAAAAGGCATTAGATTACTGTAAAAATCATGTATTTGCCTTTGGATTAGTGCTGGGTGAAGTGGATGAGATTAAGTGCGCGACTGGCGCCGGGGCAATTAGCATGGGTTTTCCAATAATAGCTGACACGGTTGTTCCTCAAATTTTGCAAAGCGGAATATGTACTTATGAGGCATTGGTAAGCGAACCGGACCACAGGAAGATTGTGCAAAAATGCGTCGAGGTACGTGGCGTAAAAGTTACAATTTCTGAGATCGACATACCAGTGTCATACTCGCCAGCTTTTGAAGGTGAGAGAGTAAGACGCGAAGACATGCATGTTGAATTTGGAAGCAAATACTCAACCGCCTTCGAATATCTTAGGGCAAGAGATCCTAGTGATATTGATGATGGCAAGATTGAGTTAGTTGGCGCAGATATTGATTCAGTTGAACCTGGTTCAGCTATGCCGCTTGGAATAGTAGTTGATGTTGGCGGGCGAAAGATGCAAAAAGACTTCGAGCCGATTATGGAACGACAGATTCATATGTTTCTAAATGAAGCAATGGGCATCTTCCACATGGGTCAGCGAAACATTATTTGGGTGCGAATTAGTAAAGAGGCATATGAGAAGGGATTTCGGCTCAAGCATTTCGGCACAATCTTGTACGCACAGATGCACAAAAACTATGGCAAGATCATTGATAAGGTAGCGGTAACCATCTATACCGATGAGCAAGAAATCCAGAGGATACTTCCTGAAGCGATAGCAGCATACAATGAGCGCGACGAGCGTGTTGCTGGCATGACAGATGAAAGTGTAGACACCTTCTACTCTTGTACGTTGTGTCAGTCATACGCACCGAATCATGTTTGCATCATAACTCCTGAGAGGTTGGGTCTCTGTGGCGCGTATAACTGGCTGGACGCAAAGGCTGCATACGAAATGAACCCCGCGGGTTGTAACCAGCCAATTAGTAAAAGCCATTGTATTGATCCTATTCTTGGGCAGTGGGAAGAAATAAATCAGTTTGTCTACGAACACAGCAAGCAGGCTGTTTCTGCTGTGAGCCTATATTCTGTAATGGTTGATCCGATGACTTCATGCGGCTGCTTTGAATGCATTTTGGCAATCGTGCCAGAGGCAAATGGTTTCATGATTGTGAATCGCGAATACTCAGGGATGACTCCCTCAGGCATGTCATTCTCAACCCTGGCGGGTTCGGTTGGCGGAGGTAATGTAACGCCTGGCTTTTTAGGAGTAGGACGTCTTTACGTTGCTAGTCGCAAATTTATCTCCGCTGATGGTGGTCTAAAGCGGCTTGTGTGGATGCCAAAAGAGCTCAAGGATTTTCTGCATGATAGGCTAATCGAGCGTGGTAAAGAGATTGGTATTCCAGATATGATTGATAAGATTGCAGATGAGACCGTAGCTACTACGGCCGAAGAGCTTTTGTCATTCACGCAAGAGGTGGGTCATCCAGCTTTGGAAATGCCTCCGCTGTTCTAG
- a CDS encoding acetyl-CoA decarbonylase/synthase complex subunit gamma, protein MALKALDIYKYLPKTNCGKCGYPTCLAFSMQMAAKKADLADCPEVTEEARAALEGASSPPIRLVTIGVGDEAVQIGNETVLFRHDETFYHPTGIAVRISDSEKDGKLEAEINAVKALSFERVGQRIAVDMVAVDNTSGSKANFVEVVEAVGETGLALVLMSKDIDTLAAALDVCGARRPLLYKANAGNWELMAELALKYGVPLVLDASNLAEAADLTPKLNKVGVQDIVLDVTANGLAETLSALTKVRRLALRKGFRPLGYPCMAIPSSLDPDLAALEAATYVTKYAAITIVDSKEPWRILPILTVRQNIFTDPRKPVQVEPKVYEVGAVNDKSPLLVTTNFSLTYYTVESDVEASRVPAYIAVVDTEGTSVLTAWASEKLTVDKVARLLNSQEVQNKVSHRKVIIPGYVSVMSGKLEDESGWKVLVGPRESSGIPKYLKTMWKAD, encoded by the coding sequence ATGGCTTTGAAGGCTCTTGATATCTATAAATATTTACCAAAAACAAACTGTGGTAAGTGTGGCTATCCTACCTGCCTTGCATTCTCAATGCAAATGGCGGCAAAGAAAGCGGACCTTGCAGACTGCCCAGAAGTTACAGAAGAAGCACGCGCCGCTCTTGAAGGTGCTTCATCTCCCCCAATTCGCCTTGTAACTATCGGTGTAGGTGATGAAGCAGTCCAAATTGGCAATGAAACTGTTTTATTTCGGCATGACGAAACGTTTTATCATCCGACCGGAATTGCTGTAAGGATTTCTGACAGCGAGAAAGACGGAAAACTTGAAGCAGAGATTAATGCAGTAAAGGCTCTTTCTTTTGAACGGGTAGGGCAGAGAATTGCCGTAGACATGGTTGCTGTGGATAACACTTCGGGCAGCAAGGCGAACTTCGTGGAAGTAGTTGAGGCAGTTGGGGAAACCGGTCTTGCACTAGTTTTGATGTCTAAAGATATTGACACTCTGGCAGCGGCTCTGGACGTTTGTGGAGCAAGGCGCCCATTGCTATACAAGGCTAATGCTGGAAATTGGGAACTAATGGCGGAACTTGCGTTGAAATACGGGGTTCCTCTTGTTTTGGATGCGTCAAACCTTGCTGAAGCGGCTGATTTGACGCCAAAGTTGAACAAGGTTGGGGTGCAAGACATTGTGCTTGACGTTACGGCAAATGGATTAGCTGAGACATTGTCAGCTCTAACAAAAGTTCGCCGTCTTGCATTACGAAAAGGTTTCCGTCCGCTTGGTTACCCTTGTATGGCAATTCCCAGCAGTTTAGATCCCGACCTAGCAGCACTCGAGGCTGCTACCTATGTAACTAAGTATGCAGCTATCACGATTGTTGATTCAAAAGAGCCGTGGAGAATCTTACCAATACTAACCGTGCGGCAAAATATCTTCACAGACCCAAGGAAGCCTGTGCAGGTCGAGCCTAAGGTATATGAAGTTGGAGCGGTTAATGATAAGTCTCCACTATTGGTTACAACCAACTTCTCGCTAACATACTACACTGTCGAGAGCGACGTGGAGGCAAGTCGTGTCCCGGCGTACATAGCAGTAGTGGATACCGAGGGCACATCGGTGCTAACTGCTTGGGCATCCGAGAAGTTGACAGTCGACAAAGTAGCTAGACTCTTAAATTCTCAAGAAGTTCAAAATAAAGTTTCGCATAGAAAAGTAATAATCCCTGGCTATGTATCAGTTATGAGCGGCAAGCTTGAGGACGAATCAGGGTGGAAAGTATTGGTTGGCCCAAGGGAGTCTTCAGGCATTCCGAAATACCTCAAAACGATGTGGAAAGCAGATTAG
- a CDS encoding methylenetetrahydrofolate reductase C-terminal domain-containing protein, translated as MSRLSEKIASFCEKHPVLQKSAWIAENLIKKPIFKCQDCGQCVLSYNAFTCCMRCPKQMRNGPCGGTRDDGHCEVYPERLCIWWLIYQRAKKLRRVDKLRKYHIPVDRRFEHTSAWLNMFAGKIEPLSLGSKLKPGEEYPPKPRTSQKS; from the coding sequence ATGAGCCGATTGTCCGAGAAAATAGCTAGCTTCTGTGAAAAGCACCCAGTGTTGCAAAAAAGCGCTTGGATAGCTGAAAACCTCATAAAGAAACCTATATTCAAATGTCAGGACTGCGGTCAATGTGTTCTTAGCTATAATGCGTTTACCTGCTGTATGAGGTGTCCAAAACAAATGCGCAACGGACCTTGCGGAGGTACACGTGATGATGGGCACTGCGAAGTATATCCAGAGCGCTTGTGCATTTGGTGGCTGATATATCAGCGCGCAAAGAAGCTACGCAGGGTGGACAAGTTGAGAAAATACCATATTCCTGTTGACCGACGTTTCGAGCATACTAGTGCATGGTTGAATATGTTCGCAGGAAAAATTGAGCCCTTGAGCCTTGGTTCCAAGCTTAAGCCTGGTGAGGAATATCCTCCAAAGCCTAGAACTTCGCAAAAGTCATAG
- the cooS gene encoding anaerobic carbon-monoxide dehydrogenase catalytic subunit, protein MESGVEMHRDRYEAMRSQCSFGVQGTCCQLCNMGPCKINPKENGLDKGVCGANADTIGAWNLARMIVAGAATHSKYCHDMANLLLKSASNQAGGFKIKDAQKLFELASEFGISTNGRDVNQVAADVAEVILSEIGRQDGYLSLSKRVPQKQQKIWEELNVIPSGVNSEIVQLINATSVGAGGDFKNIVFHGIRAAIADGWSSSMIAAKLSDILFGPSKPTQSQVNIGALRQDAVNIVFCGDLPALAEMIAAAANDPELTQLATEKGAKNIRIAGICSAGNEILMQHGFPVVGNFLAQESAILTGLVDAIVVDTHCAKPGLDEVVRGYHTKLITTSSKCRFQGGMHIPFDLGSPLETARQIIREAVESYANRDKSQIKPPDSAVGCRFIAGFTPENLYRVFGGTYRGTYGLLNNAIIEGRIRGIAAVFACSNPKSGEKNDCTEITKELIKNDILIIQGGCAAIECARAGLLTPEGAQYAGLGLREFCEAVGIPPVLHFGSCMDCSRALVFFCNMLSEGNIGEDLSDIPVAIAIPECTSGSLITVSFYMVASGILSVFGMPFPTSDSQNLNSYLCSGIEEDFGGRFASEVDPIKTAHLMINHINKKRESLKLQPILYEVKA, encoded by the coding sequence ATGGAATCGGGAGTGGAGATGCATCGGGATCGATATGAAGCAATGAGATCTCAATGTAGCTTTGGTGTGCAAGGAACTTGCTGTCAGCTTTGCAATATGGGACCATGTAAAATTAATCCTAAAGAAAATGGCCTGGATAAAGGAGTCTGTGGTGCCAATGCTGATACGATTGGTGCTTGGAACTTAGCACGCATGATTGTAGCCGGCGCTGCTACCCACTCCAAGTATTGTCATGACATGGCAAATCTTTTATTGAAATCAGCTAGCAACCAAGCAGGTGGTTTCAAAATTAAGGATGCTCAGAAGCTTTTTGAACTAGCTAGTGAATTTGGAATTTCAACCAATGGACGTGATGTCAACCAAGTAGCAGCAGATGTTGCGGAAGTTATTTTATCGGAAATAGGTCGTCAGGATGGATATCTTAGTCTGTCGAAACGTGTGCCTCAAAAGCAGCAGAAGATATGGGAGGAACTTAATGTTATTCCTAGCGGCGTAAATAGTGAAATTGTGCAGCTTATAAATGCTACAAGCGTCGGCGCTGGTGGCGATTTCAAGAACATAGTCTTCCATGGGATTAGGGCTGCCATTGCTGATGGTTGGAGCAGCTCAATGATTGCAGCCAAATTAAGTGATATCTTGTTTGGTCCGTCAAAGCCAACTCAATCTCAGGTGAACATTGGTGCACTTCGTCAGGACGCTGTGAATATTGTTTTTTGTGGAGATTTGCCTGCGCTTGCTGAGATGATTGCCGCGGCTGCAAATGACCCAGAACTTACCCAGTTGGCAACGGAAAAGGGCGCAAAAAATATAAGAATTGCTGGCATATGTTCCGCTGGAAATGAAATTCTAATGCAGCACGGCTTTCCTGTCGTAGGCAATTTCCTAGCACAGGAATCAGCCATTTTAACCGGCTTAGTAGACGCGATAGTTGTTGATACCCATTGTGCAAAGCCCGGCTTGGATGAGGTAGTACGAGGTTATCATACAAAGCTTATCACGACTTCCTCCAAGTGCCGGTTTCAAGGTGGGATGCATATTCCGTTTGACCTAGGCTCTCCATTAGAAACGGCAAGGCAGATTATTCGAGAGGCGGTTGAGAGCTACGCAAATCGAGATAAATCTCAAATTAAGCCTCCCGACTCGGCGGTTGGATGTAGATTCATTGCTGGATTTACTCCCGAGAACTTGTATCGAGTTTTTGGCGGTACCTATCGTGGGACTTATGGCCTATTGAACAATGCTATCATAGAAGGCCGTATCCGAGGGATTGCGGCAGTATTTGCGTGCAGTAATCCAAAAAGCGGCGAAAAGAATGACTGCACCGAAATAACAAAAGAGCTTATTAAAAATGACATACTGATAATTCAAGGCGGTTGTGCAGCAATTGAATGCGCGAGAGCTGGGTTATTAACTCCCGAAGGCGCTCAATATGCTGGATTAGGTTTGCGTGAGTTCTGCGAGGCGGTGGGAATTCCTCCGGTTCTGCATTTCGGGTCGTGTATGGATTGCAGTCGGGCATTGGTGTTTTTCTGCAACATGCTTTCGGAAGGTAATATTGGCGAGGACTTGAGCGATATTCCTGTTGCAATCGCGATACCTGAGTGCACAAGTGGAAGTTTAATCACGGTCAGCTTTTACATGGTTGCTTCTGGGATATTATCGGTTTTTGGGATGCCGTTTCCAACTTCGGACAGTCAAAACCTAAATAGCTATTTATGCAGTGGCATTGAAGAAGATTTTGGCGGCAGATTTGCTTCTGAGGTTGATCCAATTAAAACAGCTCACTTGATGATAAACCATATTAACAAGAAGAGGGAGAGTCTTAAGTTGCAGCCTATTTTGTATGAAGTTAAGGCTTAA